The following are encoded in a window of Chloroflexia bacterium SDU3-3 genomic DNA:
- a CDS encoding UTP--glucose-1-phosphate uridylyltransferase — MRREGLADLVIDNFHYYYTTLAAGVTGVISEADITPVESVASQSELASYEPAGRDAIGRAAVLKLNGGLGTSMGLEKAKSLLPVRDGLSFLDIIIRQNLHARHAHGAQVPLLLMNSFSTAADTEAVLARYPEVAQQPVPLTLMQNKVPKVLCDTLAPAEAPSAPDLAWCPPGHGELYVALQTSGMLRALLDAGYEYLFISNADNLGASLDLAILGYVAAEQVPFLMEVAARTEADKKGGHLAQRADDGRLLLREVAQCPEADMAAFQDIQRHRYFNTNNIWLNLRALAQVLAEQGGVIKLPMIRNKKTLDPREPQSPAVYQLETAMGAAIEVFANARALLVDRSRFMPVKTCNDLLALRSDIFELGDSYQIRQRPQRTLGTIKIELDDAYYKRIDDFEARFPLGAPSLVDCARLTVVGDVLFEQEIAMKGAVAITNPSAEQIRLPRGTVLADASFTSEGEAPGTE; from the coding sequence ATGCGCCGCGAAGGGCTTGCTGATCTTGTCATCGACAATTTTCACTACTACTATACAACCCTTGCCGCTGGCGTCACAGGCGTCATCAGCGAAGCCGATATTACCCCCGTCGAATCGGTTGCCAGCCAGAGCGAGCTTGCCAGCTACGAGCCTGCGGGCCGCGACGCCATAGGCCGCGCCGCCGTGCTGAAGCTGAACGGCGGCCTGGGCACCAGCATGGGCCTCGAAAAGGCCAAGTCGCTGCTGCCGGTGCGCGATGGCCTGTCCTTTCTCGACATCATCATCCGCCAGAATCTGCACGCCCGCCACGCCCACGGGGCGCAGGTGCCGCTGCTGCTCATGAACAGCTTCAGCACCGCCGCCGACACCGAGGCGGTGCTGGCCCGCTACCCCGAAGTTGCCCAGCAGCCTGTGCCGCTCACCCTGATGCAGAACAAGGTGCCCAAGGTGCTCTGCGACACGCTGGCCCCCGCCGAGGCCCCCAGCGCGCCCGACCTGGCCTGGTGCCCGCCCGGCCACGGCGAGCTGTACGTGGCCCTGCAGACCTCGGGGATGCTGCGGGCGCTGCTGGATGCTGGCTACGAGTACCTGTTCATCTCCAACGCCGACAACCTGGGCGCATCGCTCGATCTGGCCATTCTGGGCTACGTCGCCGCCGAGCAGGTGCCCTTCCTGATGGAGGTGGCGGCCCGCACCGAGGCCGACAAGAAGGGCGGGCACCTGGCCCAGCGCGCCGACGACGGCAGGCTGCTGCTGCGCGAGGTGGCCCAGTGCCCCGAGGCCGACATGGCCGCCTTCCAGGACATCCAGCGCCACCGCTACTTCAACACCAACAACATCTGGCTGAACCTGCGCGCGCTGGCCCAGGTGCTGGCCGAGCAGGGCGGCGTGATCAAGCTGCCCATGATCCGCAACAAGAAGACGCTCGACCCGCGCGAGCCGCAGTCGCCCGCCGTCTACCAGCTTGAGACGGCCATGGGCGCGGCGATCGAGGTGTTCGCCAATGCCCGCGCCCTGCTGGTCGACCGCAGCAGGTTCATGCCGGTGAAGACCTGCAACGACCTGCTGGCGCTGCGCTCCGACATCTTCGAGCTCGGCGATTCCTACCAGATCCGCCAGCGCCCACAGCGCACCCTGGGCACGATCAAGATCGAGCTTGACGACGCCTACTACAAGCGGATCGACGATTTTGAGGCACGCTTCCCGCTGGGCGCACCATCGCTTGTCGATTGTGCGCGCCTGACGGTTGTGGGCGATGTGCTGTTTGAACAAGAGATAGCAATGAAAGGAGCTGTAGCTATCACGAATCCATCTGCCGAGCAGATCCGCCTACCACGTGGAACGGTTCTTGCAGATGCAAGCTTCACCTCGGAAGGTGAAGCACCTGGTACTGAGTAA
- a CDS encoding peptide ABC transporter substrate-binding protein produces MKRFNLHSGVASATLLALALPLFAACGGPANTTAPATTAPAASAAAEAPATTEAPAAATEAPAAATEAPVAPVAGALTGKVLRIQQISTPDVLDPQKSSVSNEIALLELNYEGLTKLDDSLKPAPAAAEKWEFNEAGDQITFTLHDGLKYSDGSALTSKDFAYSIERTCDPATAGEYQAILFEIVGCQDFASAPMTDTAALEAGRTKLTTEGVQTPDDKTLVLKLTNPAPYYPYIAGLWVMYPAKKDLIAAGGEAWWKDPTKQIGNGPFQIVTYDEGQLAAFKANENYWSGKPKLDGIEFIYQGDTSVALEAYKAGQLDIIQPDSTQLPAIKEDTVLSNELKIYPGANTYAWGFNLKIAPFEDKKVREAFAYAFDRDTFCETLRNGDCVAAYSWLPTDLAGAITDQPYKFDPEKAKQALAESTYGSADKLPEIKLSYNADDPAVTPRIEWLAGQLRDILGVNATLDPQEGKAINAARKDNATYPQVCLFCTNWFQDYPDAQNWLTTYWNSEAFAKRIGYSSPELDALMKQGDVELDQAKRVELIKQAGQMLIDDLPSPFAYSNANVFLVKPEVTGYKTTSADSEFPGQWGSLLTLDVSR; encoded by the coding sequence ATGAAGCGCTTTAACCTTCACAGCGGCGTCGCCTCGGCGACACTGCTGGCGCTGGCCCTGCCGCTGTTCGCGGCTTGCGGCGGCCCCGCAAACACGACCGCCCCTGCTACCACCGCGCCCGCCGCATCGGCTGCCGCCGAGGCACCGGCCACCACCGAGGCCCCTGCCGCCGCCACCGAGGCCCCTGCTGCCGCCACCGAGGCCCCTGTTGCCCCCGTCGCCGGTGCCCTCACGGGCAAGGTGCTGCGCATCCAGCAGATCAGCACCCCCGACGTGCTCGACCCCCAGAAGTCCTCGGTCTCGAACGAGATCGCCCTGCTGGAGCTGAACTACGAGGGCCTGACCAAGCTGGACGATAGCCTGAAGCCCGCCCCGGCCGCTGCCGAGAAGTGGGAGTTCAACGAGGCTGGCGACCAGATCACCTTCACCCTGCACGACGGCCTGAAGTACAGCGACGGATCGGCGCTGACCTCGAAGGACTTCGCCTACTCGATCGAGCGCACCTGCGACCCGGCCACCGCTGGCGAGTACCAGGCCATCCTGTTCGAGATCGTCGGCTGCCAGGATTTCGCCTCGGCCCCGATGACCGACACCGCAGCGCTTGAGGCGGGCCGCACCAAGCTGACCACCGAGGGTGTGCAGACCCCCGACGACAAGACCCTGGTGCTGAAGCTGACCAACCCGGCCCCCTACTACCCCTACATCGCCGGCCTCTGGGTGATGTACCCGGCCAAGAAAGACCTGATCGCCGCTGGCGGCGAGGCCTGGTGGAAAGACCCGACCAAGCAGATCGGCAACGGCCCGTTCCAGATCGTGACCTATGACGAGGGCCAGCTGGCCGCGTTCAAGGCCAACGAGAACTACTGGAGCGGCAAGCCCAAGCTCGATGGCATCGAGTTCATCTACCAGGGCGACACCTCGGTGGCGCTGGAGGCCTACAAGGCGGGCCAGCTGGACATCATCCAGCCCGACTCGACCCAGCTCCCGGCCATCAAGGAGGATACCGTCCTCAGCAACGAGCTGAAGATCTACCCTGGCGCCAACACCTACGCCTGGGGCTTCAACCTGAAGATCGCGCCGTTTGAGGACAAGAAGGTCCGCGAGGCCTTCGCCTACGCCTTCGACCGCGACACCTTCTGCGAGACGCTGCGCAACGGCGACTGCGTGGCCGCCTACAGCTGGCTGCCCACCGACCTGGCGGGCGCGATCACCGATCAGCCCTACAAGTTCGACCCCGAGAAGGCCAAGCAGGCCCTCGCCGAGTCGACCTACGGCAGCGCCGACAAGCTCCCCGAGATCAAGCTGAGCTACAACGCCGACGACCCGGCGGTGACCCCCCGCATCGAGTGGCTGGCTGGCCAGCTGCGCGATATCCTGGGCGTGAACGCCACCCTGGATCCCCAGGAGGGCAAGGCCATCAACGCCGCCCGCAAGGACAACGCCACCTACCCGCAGGTCTGCCTCTTCTGCACCAACTGGTTCCAGGACTACCCGGATGCCCAGAACTGGCTGACCACCTACTGGAACAGCGAGGCCTTCGCCAAGCGCATTGGCTACAGCAGCCCCGAGCTGGATGCGCTGATGAAGCAGGGCGATGTCGAGCTGGATCAGGCCAAGCGCGTCGAGCTGATCAAGCAGGCCGGCCAGATGCTGATCGACGATCTGCCCTCGCCCTTCGCCTACAGCAACGCCAATGTCTTCCTGGTCAAGCCCGAGGTGACGGGCTACAAGACGACCTCTGCCGACTCGGAGTTCCCGGGCCAGTGGGGTTCGCTGCTGACCCTGGACGTTAGCCGCTAA
- a CDS encoding ABC transporter permease, protein MFQFFVRRTLWIFPVLLTVAVVTFILMHRAPGGPWDTEKPLAASTKAALDAKFGLDKPAWVNPDAVGQKWASGERNPFVLGRSYVDSQFFNYLFNAVRGDLGPTFSSKGTEDVQDVIQQRFPFSVKIGLVAVLFAVLVGLPLGILGALRQNTWVDYISLFLATIGVSVPTFIIGVLLVIFLSSVFSVPPLRRPEEWQGFGVAYLLPGLVLGLGTMAYITRLTRSSMLEVKRQDYIRTARAKGLADLPVIARHMLRNSLIPVITILGPAIADLVTGSFIIENIFGVPGLGYSFVDSIRSRDYSLIMGVTLFYALLVAIANLTVDLSYGVLDPRIRSQRS, encoded by the coding sequence ATGTTTCAGTTTTTTGTGCGACGAACGCTGTGGATTTTCCCAGTGCTCTTGACGGTCGCCGTTGTGACATTCATCTTGATGCACCGTGCGCCTGGCGGGCCATGGGATACCGAAAAACCTCTCGCGGCTTCGACAAAGGCTGCCCTTGATGCGAAATTTGGCCTCGACAAGCCCGCGTGGGTCAACCCCGACGCGGTGGGGCAGAAATGGGCCAGCGGCGAGCGTAACCCGTTTGTTTTGGGTCGCTCGTATGTTGATTCTCAGTTTTTTAACTATTTGTTCAATGCTGTTCGGGGCGATCTTGGCCCCACCTTTTCCTCGAAGGGCACCGAGGATGTGCAGGATGTGATCCAGCAGCGCTTCCCCTTCTCGGTGAAGATCGGCCTCGTGGCCGTGCTGTTCGCCGTGCTGGTCGGCCTGCCGCTGGGTATCCTCGGCGCGCTGCGCCAGAACACCTGGGTAGACTACATCAGCCTATTTCTGGCCACCATCGGCGTCTCGGTCCCCACCTTTATCATCGGCGTGCTGCTGGTGATCTTCCTCAGCTCGGTGTTTAGCGTGCCGCCCCTGCGCCGCCCCGAGGAGTGGCAGGGCTTTGGCGTGGCCTACCTGCTGCCCGGCCTGGTGCTGGGCCTGGGCACCATGGCCTACATCACTCGCCTGACCCGCAGCAGCATGCTTGAGGTGAAGCGCCAGGACTACATCCGCACGGCCCGCGCCAAGGGCCTGGCCGACCTGCCGGTGATCGCCCGCCACATGCTGCGCAACAGCCTCATCCCTGTGATCACCATCCTCGGCCCCGCGATCGCCGACCTGGTCACGGGGTCGTTTATTATTGAAAATATCTTTGGCGTGCCCGGCCTGGGCTACTCGTTTGTGGATTCGATCCGCAGCCGTGATTATTCGTTGATCATGGGTGTGACCCTGTTCTACGCTTTGCTGGTTGCGATTGCGAACCTCACGGTCGACCTGAGCTACGGTGTCCTCGATCCACGTATTCGTTCGCAGCGCTCGTAA
- a CDS encoding ABC transporter permease produces the protein MVTPSQTAVGSGEPAVATLEPTRKPRSLWSDALRRLRKNKMAMVGIVYIIFLAFVAIGAPAIAPHNPVKSDNVREAGQYRKAAWIEDKNPMRAGDWKYPLGTDSIGRDVYSRLIFGTRISLIIGFIPMLLTLLFGVTIGLVAGFSGGWVDDVLMRIADVVYAFPALLFFIIMQISFRDTPFGKMLNGLVLLFVTLSIVNWTGVARLVRGQILSLKEKEFIEAARTIGTTNSQIILRHLFPNTLAPIIVAGALIMPGAIITEATLSYLGIGVVPSSDPANPFPSSWGNMILDGSKSWQSQPWMLIAPCIAVAMLTMAFTFIGDGLRDALDPRES, from the coding sequence ATGGTTACCCCCTCGCAGACAGCTGTTGGTAGCGGCGAGCCAGCCGTAGCGACGCTTGAGCCAACCCGCAAGCCACGTAGCCTGTGGAGCGATGCGCTCCGGCGGCTGCGCAAAAATAAAATGGCCATGGTTGGCATTGTCTATATCATCTTTCTGGCCTTCGTGGCGATCGGCGCTCCCGCGATCGCGCCGCACAACCCGGTGAAGAGCGACAACGTGCGCGAGGCTGGCCAGTACCGTAAGGCCGCCTGGATCGAGGACAAGAACCCCATGCGCGCCGGCGACTGGAAGTATCCGCTGGGCACCGACTCGATCGGGCGCGATGTCTACAGCCGCCTGATCTTCGGCACCCGCATCTCGCTGATCATCGGCTTTATCCCCATGCTGCTCACGCTGCTGTTCGGGGTGACGATCGGGCTGGTGGCGGGCTTCAGCGGCGGCTGGGTGGATGATGTGCTGATGCGCATTGCGGATGTGGTCTACGCCTTCCCTGCGCTGCTGTTCTTCATCATTATGCAGATCTCGTTCCGCGATACACCCTTTGGCAAGATGCTGAACGGCCTGGTGCTGCTGTTTGTGACGCTCTCGATCGTAAACTGGACGGGCGTGGCCCGCCTGGTGCGCGGCCAGATCCTCTCGCTGAAGGAGAAGGAGTTTATCGAGGCGGCGCGCACGATCGGCACCACCAACTCGCAGATCATTCTACGCCACCTGTTCCCCAACACGCTGGCCCCGATCATTGTGGCGGGCGCGCTGATCATGCCGGGCGCGATCATCACCGAGGCGACGCTCAGCTACCTGGGCATCGGCGTGGTGCCCAGCAGCGACCCGGCCAACCCTTTCCCTTCGAGCTGGGGCAATATGATCTTGGATGGCTCGAAATCGTGGCAGTCGCAGCCGTGGATGCTGATCGCGCCGTGTATCGCGGTGGCGATGCTGACCATGGCATTTACCTTTATTGGCGATGGTCTGCGCGATGCGCTTGACCCGCGCGAGAGCTAG
- a CDS encoding peptide ABC transporter substrate-binding protein, which produces MKRLTLRGGLASATAAALMLPLLAACSGGGSASTPATSVPAATTGAAATEAPAATEAPAATSEAAATAAPTTGGTEAAHEPGVLRYNLGGEPSTADPQVMSFSDEITFGMMNYQPLMSFDKNLEPVPGQAESVDVSADGTVYTFKLRPDSKYSDGSPLTMKDFEYAWKRLANPELAGQYQWIGCGLIKGYSEYAVTSCADASGSTKTMTDALELDLQALRDGVGVKAVDDSTLEVTLNAPTPYFLSIAALWVGAPVRQQDVETGENWWYEPETFIGNGPFKLVEWDHNNEAVWEPNPNYNGPLGPVKLKKVVHKMITEGQVAFEAYKNGELDTVGISREDLTAVEADATLKSQLEDAKPRYSYYLGYNTKVAPFDNKGVRQAFSYAFDRESYVKDVLGGIGIPGYTFIPPGIPGHLEGEKPYAFDAAKAKELLAAAGYPEGKGLPEIKLTYNQSARNQARFEWMANQLKQNLGIDVKLDPVDPNAYSALFDSPETTPQMFFLGWGPDYPDPQNYYSSVFKTGTSSAKDTSFSNAEFDKLTEQADREDDPTKRAALYKQASDILLDEAPVTFMYYSSGKNLTKPYVKGIATADTTPLDFMPGGYNLPNVEVTE; this is translated from the coding sequence ATGAAGCGACTTACTCTTCGCGGCGGGCTTGCCTCGGCAACCGCAGCCGCGCTGATGCTGCCGCTGCTGGCCGCCTGCAGCGGCGGTGGTAGCGCATCCACCCCCGCCACCAGCGTGCCGGCCGCCACCACCGGGGCCGCCGCCACCGAGGCCCCCGCCGCCACCGAGGCCCCCGCCGCCACCAGCGAGGCCGCCGCCACCGCGGCCCCCACCACCGGCGGCACCGAGGCCGCGCACGAGCCCGGCGTGCTGCGCTACAACCTGGGCGGCGAGCCTTCGACCGCCGACCCGCAGGTGATGTCGTTCAGCGACGAGATCACGTTCGGCATGATGAACTACCAGCCGCTGATGAGCTTCGACAAGAACCTCGAGCCGGTTCCTGGCCAGGCCGAGAGCGTGGATGTCTCGGCGGACGGCACGGTCTACACCTTTAAGCTCCGCCCTGATTCGAAGTACTCCGATGGCAGCCCGCTGACCATGAAGGACTTCGAGTACGCGTGGAAGCGCCTGGCCAACCCCGAGCTGGCTGGCCAGTACCAGTGGATCGGCTGCGGCCTGATCAAGGGCTACAGCGAGTACGCGGTGACCAGCTGCGCCGATGCCAGCGGCTCGACCAAGACCATGACCGACGCGCTGGAGCTTGACCTGCAGGCGCTGCGCGACGGCGTGGGTGTGAAGGCGGTGGATGACAGCACCCTTGAGGTCACACTCAACGCCCCGACCCCCTACTTCCTGTCGATCGCGGCCCTGTGGGTCGGCGCTCCGGTTCGCCAGCAGGATGTGGAGACGGGCGAGAACTGGTGGTACGAGCCCGAGACCTTCATCGGTAACGGCCCCTTCAAGCTGGTAGAGTGGGACCACAACAACGAGGCCGTGTGGGAGCCGAACCCCAACTACAACGGCCCGCTTGGCCCGGTGAAGCTCAAGAAGGTCGTACACAAGATGATCACCGAGGGCCAGGTGGCCTTCGAGGCCTACAAGAACGGCGAGCTTGATACCGTGGGTATCTCGCGCGAGGACCTGACGGCGGTCGAGGCCGACGCCACGCTGAAGAGCCAGCTGGAAGACGCCAAGCCGCGCTACTCGTACTACCTGGGCTACAACACCAAGGTCGCGCCCTTCGACAACAAGGGTGTTCGCCAGGCCTTCTCCTACGCGTTCGACCGCGAGTCGTATGTGAAGGACGTGCTGGGCGGCATCGGCATCCCGGGCTACACCTTCATCCCGCCGGGCATCCCCGGCCACCTGGAGGGCGAGAAGCCCTACGCCTTCGACGCCGCCAAGGCCAAGGAGCTGCTGGCCGCCGCTGGCTACCCCGAGGGCAAGGGCCTGCCCGAGATCAAGCTGACCTACAACCAGAGCGCCCGCAACCAGGCGCGCTTCGAGTGGATGGCCAACCAGCTCAAGCAGAACCTCGGCATCGACGTGAAGCTTGACCCGGTGGACCCCAACGCCTACTCGGCGCTGTTCGACTCGCCCGAGACCACCCCGCAGATGTTCTTCCTCGGCTGGGGCCCGGACTACCCAGATCCGCAGAACTACTACTCGTCGGTGTTCAAGACCGGCACCTCGTCGGCCAAGGATACCAGCTTCTCGAACGCCGAGTTCGATAAGCTGACCGAGCAGGCCGACCGCGAGGATGACCCCACCAAGCGCGCCGCCCTCTACAAGCAGGCCAGCGATATCCTGCTGGATGAGGCCCCGGTGACGTTCATGTACTACTCGTCGGGCAAGAACCTGACCAAGCCGTATGTGAAGGGCATCGCCACCGCCGACACCACGCCGCTCGACTTCATGCCCGGCGGCTACAACCTGCC